In a genomic window of Pangasianodon hypophthalmus isolate fPanHyp1 chromosome 1, fPanHyp1.pri, whole genome shotgun sequence:
- the ldlrad4b gene encoding low-density lipoprotein receptor class A domain-containing protein 4b isoform X2 produces the protein MQNQSGAASGSGYGSNGACVCNCTGAQVQGMDISELEFVQIIIIIVVMMVMVVVIICLLNHYKLSTWSLMSRLGQARRQEHSLQPEGCFWPSDSGSRQGASEVVYAPHPRERFSTPSFLQRDRFSRFQPTYPLLQQHIDLPPTIALSDGEEPPPYQGPCPLQLRNPDQQLELNRESVRAPPNRTVFDSDLMDSHGPCPPSTNTGISAANWSAHGRTEGPPPAYSEVMGHYPGTAFYLHQHSNNQSSSVPTVPGARTRQGSTESTIVLSKAKDMQRGELV, from the exons ATGCAGAACCAGAGCGGAGCGGCTAGCGGAAGCGGCTACGGCTCCAATGGCGCCTGCGTGTGTAACTGCACCGGAGCCCAAGTTCAGGGAATGGACATAT CTGAATTGGAGTTTGTGcagataataatcataatcgtggtgatgatggtgatggtggtggtgattatCTGTCTTCTGAACCACTATAAACTCTCGACATGGTCCTTGATGAGCAGGCTGGGCCAGGCCAGGAGGCAGGAGCACTCTCTACAGCCG gAGGGATGTTTTTGGCCATCAGATAGTGGATCCAGACAAGGAGCTTCAGAG GTGGTGTATGCTCCTCATCCTCGTGAGCGCTTCAGCACTCCCTCATTCCTGCAGCGAGATCGTTTTAGCCGTTTCCAGCCTACCTACCCTCTCCTGCAGCAGCACATCGACCTGCCACCAACCATCGCACTTTCGGATGGAGAGGAGCCGCCGCCGTACCAGGGCCCATGCCCGTTGCAGCTGCGCAACCCCGATCAACAGCTCGAGCTGAACCGCGAGTCAGTGCGAGCGCCACCCAACCGCACAGTCTTCGACAGTGACCTGATGGACAGCCATGGCCCGTGCCCACCTAGCACCAACACAGGCATCAGCGCCGCCAACTGGAGTGCCCACGGACGCACGGAGGGCCCTCCACCTGCCTACAGTGAGGTCATGGGCCACTACCCAGGCACGGCGTTTTACCTTCACCAGCACAGCAATAACCAGTCCTCCTCCGTGCCAACTGTTCCTGGTGCCAGGACGCGCCAGGGCAGCACGGAAAGCACAATAGTCCTGAGCAAAGCCAAGGACATGCAGAGAGGGGAGCTAGTGTAA
- the ldlrad4b gene encoding low-density lipoprotein receptor class A domain-containing protein 4b isoform X1, whose amino-acid sequence MQEADLPATNAFTECKFLCTNGRCLDLSSLVCDQLNHCGDNSDEENCPASTQHPSPALFYSELEFVQIIIIIVVMMVMVVVIICLLNHYKLSTWSLMSRLGQARRQEHSLQPEGCFWPSDSGSRQGASEVVYAPHPRERFSTPSFLQRDRFSRFQPTYPLLQQHIDLPPTIALSDGEEPPPYQGPCPLQLRNPDQQLELNRESVRAPPNRTVFDSDLMDSHGPCPPSTNTGISAANWSAHGRTEGPPPAYSEVMGHYPGTAFYLHQHSNNQSSSVPTVPGARTRQGSTESTIVLSKAKDMQRGELV is encoded by the exons AGTGCAAGTTCCTGTGCACCAATGGCCGCTGCCTGGACCTCAGCTCGCTGGTGTGTGATCAACTCAACCACTGTGGAGACAACAGTGATGAGGAGAACTGCCCCGCTTCCACCCAGCACCCTTCTCCTGCCCTGTTCTACT CTGAATTGGAGTTTGTGcagataataatcataatcgtggtgatgatggtgatggtggtggtgattatCTGTCTTCTGAACCACTATAAACTCTCGACATGGTCCTTGATGAGCAGGCTGGGCCAGGCCAGGAGGCAGGAGCACTCTCTACAGCCG gAGGGATGTTTTTGGCCATCAGATAGTGGATCCAGACAAGGAGCTTCAGAG GTGGTGTATGCTCCTCATCCTCGTGAGCGCTTCAGCACTCCCTCATTCCTGCAGCGAGATCGTTTTAGCCGTTTCCAGCCTACCTACCCTCTCCTGCAGCAGCACATCGACCTGCCACCAACCATCGCACTTTCGGATGGAGAGGAGCCGCCGCCGTACCAGGGCCCATGCCCGTTGCAGCTGCGCAACCCCGATCAACAGCTCGAGCTGAACCGCGAGTCAGTGCGAGCGCCACCCAACCGCACAGTCTTCGACAGTGACCTGATGGACAGCCATGGCCCGTGCCCACCTAGCACCAACACAGGCATCAGCGCCGCCAACTGGAGTGCCCACGGACGCACGGAGGGCCCTCCACCTGCCTACAGTGAGGTCATGGGCCACTACCCAGGCACGGCGTTTTACCTTCACCAGCACAGCAATAACCAGTCCTCCTCCGTGCCAACTGTTCCTGGTGCCAGGACGCGCCAGGGCAGCACGGAAAGCACAATAGTCCTGAGCAAAGCCAAGGACATGCAGAGAGGGGAGCTAGTGTAA